A region of Lycium barbarum isolate Lr01 chromosome 1, ASM1917538v2, whole genome shotgun sequence DNA encodes the following proteins:
- the LOC132642992 gene encoding enoyl-CoA delta isomerase 2, peroxisomal-like, whose amino-acid sequence MYISHSMHCSIFTRNIRHLYPFQHTHFNATRSFPFHHTMCTLEKSGDIFYLTLTGDDEHRLNPTLIATLRSSLSQIKSQAVNGSVLITKANGKFFSNGFDLKYAQAGGSPQAAKDRLLNMVDLMKPLVSDFMSLPIPTIAAVTGHAAAAGLMLAMSHDYVTMRSDKGVVYMSELDIGMTLPDYFMALIRGKVGSAGARRSLVLKAAKIRAEEAVKMGIVDMAEPTAEAAVEAAVKLAEELGKKKWNGKAYAEIRKSLVPELCGILGLKETVVMSSRL is encoded by the exons ATGTATATATCACACTCAATGCATTGTTCTATTTTTACTCGTAATATCCGTCATCTCTATCCTTTCCAACACACACATTTCAACGCAACACGATCATTTCCCTTTCATCACACTATGTGCACGTTAGAAAAGTCCGGCGACATCTTCTATCTTACACTTACCGGCGACGATGAACACCGTTTAAACCCTACTCTAATCGCCACCCTCCGTTCATCACTTTCCCAAATCAAATCCCAAGCCGTTAACGGCTCCGTTTTAATCACAAAAGCAAACGGCAAATTCTTCTCCAACGGCTTTGATCTAAAATACGCACAAGCTGGCGGCTCACCACAAGCCGCCAAAGATCGCTTACTCAACATGGTCGATTTAATGAAGCCGTTGGTCTCCGATTTCATGTCCCTGCCAATTCCGACAATCGCCGCCGTTACCGGCCACGCTGCCGCGGCGGGGCTGATGTTAGCCATGTCTCATGATTACGTCACCATGAGATCGGATAAAG GTGTGGTGTATATGAGTGAATTGGATATAGGCATGACGTTGCCTGACTATTTTATGGCATTGATAAGGGGGAAAGTTGGATCAGCTGGTGCGAGGAGGAGTTTGGTGTTGAAAGCAGCGAAGATAAGGGCGGAGGAAGCGGTGAAGATGGGAATTGTGGATATGGCGGAGCCTACGGCGGAGGCGGCGGTGGAAGCGGCGGTTAAATTGGCGGAGGAGCTGGGGAAGAAGAAGTGGAATGGGAAAGCGTATGCTGAGATTAGGAAATCTTTGGTACCGGAATTGTGTGGGATTTTAGGGTTGAAAGAAACTGTTGTTATGTCTTCACGTCTCTGA